Genomic window (Paenibacillus sp. 37):
GACCATAGAACACCGCAAGTTCGCCATACGCTTCAATGGAAAGTTCCCGACCAGGCTCCATGCCGGACAGCATCTCATCCGCAAATGTATAGAACGCATCCGCCGCACCAGGTTCCTGCAATAAAGCCCAGGCGAATTCCGCATAAGGTAACTTCGCCACAGATGCATCCGCATGTGTCACTCTGCCGGATACCAGATCAAAGGTGAAATCCTTCTCCGTATTCCGGTCTTTCGGACGTAACGTCCCCCGCTCTACAAACTGGACGTGAATGCCCTTCTTGGCCTGCGGCTCCTTGGCAAACGTCATGAATCCCAGTTGCCGCCGGAATGCGTATGGTAAAGCCGTGTACAGCAAACGTAGCAATCCTTTGGCCCCTGCGGTCACTTCCTCTGCGGGAAGGTCCAGCGCAATGTATACTTTTCTGCGTGTCGCTACAGACTGCATTACCGCATAGAGCAGGCGCTTGAACAGCACTTCGTTCATCTTCAAGGCGCTCAGCACTTGGATTGGTGATCCTACGCCAGCATCGGTCGCCCCACCCTGTCCGCTCCTAGATGATATAGGCAATTCAGCAAGTGCTGGCAGAACTGTACCTTGTTCGATGTCATAGGACGTGGCAAACACGGCATCCAGCCAGCCGCCTTGTTTCATCTGCTCTTCCGAGCGTTCGGGAGACAAGACGTAATTATGTGCAAAAAAGGCACTGCGCAGCCCGGTGAAATCCGCAGACTGGTACACATTTTGGCCAAGAATCGTCTCTCCACTCTCCAGATGAAGCAGGTGAATGGAAGCCGGAAACTTCGTCTCGTCCTTCTCGCTACGGCCTGTTAGCTCCGCTGGAGCGTCATAGACACAGTAGGGGTGAAGCACTTTTTTGATAAAAGAAGGGTCCAGTCCCGGCGATGCCGCAACCGTATCAAACCCCTCTGTTGTGCGAAACACCCCGCGCCGCTCTCGGGTATACAGCTGCTGTTCAATGGGCGGGGTTACGGAAGAACGCATCATCCCACTCTCCCCTCAATGTACTTCAGCTTGTACAATAGCCATAAGAAGGGTTCATCCACGCGAATCGGACTAACCACACCCTGCAATTTCATATCCACCGGATTGCTGCCCAGCGCAGAGACTGCGAAATAGGCTGTATCCTTGAAGTACACATCCATCGTGCCCTTGAACGGGCGGTCCACCTTCTCGATAAAGCGGCGGATCTCCCCATCGATATTCTCGAACTCGGTTAAGTCGAACCAATCGCGGTGAACCATGTTGCGGAAGACGTTACTGTTGGATTTGATATAATCCCCCTCTTCATCCTTGAGGGAATGCAGCATGTCGCTTTTGGTGAGCACAACAGCTGTGGGAATATTCGTTTTGGCTTTGTCCTGATACGCGATAAAATCTCCAAACATCGTCAGCACCACGTCGCGTGGCTCATCGTATCGTGGTGTCCACTCTCCCGGCTCGTTGCCCAGGTTAATGCGGATTTTGTCCCGAATCGAACGAATCTGAAGCGGGTCCACCATGAACAGGATACCTGCCGAGTTCTTGATGTGCTGCCCGTGAAGTCCGAGATAATCCTGCTCCACCATACCTTCACCCGCAACGTCAAAGAATACCAGTGTCAGCGGCGCTTTATCTTCGTCCTTGAACACAAACTGGAAGATAAACGGCTCCTGCAACTTTTCCTTCTGTGTGGAATCCAGCAGATCGCCCCGTTCAAACAACGGTT
Coding sequences:
- a CDS encoding TRAFAC clade GTPase domain-containing protein, translating into MSFFSRFLKRQQPEERPLFYDIVCPYCFSKFSPEEVVFRAAHHRDDDEDYALGEDAKLNRYRERFGLDTVFDMEAVLAPHDVPEEHRIYSDNIVMGLNDRYGVVTRRRLCPQCHNELPVTAGKAPSNIISIIGASQVGKSVYMTSLIHTLQHYTADHFDAACMPLNAEISRRFRADYEEPLFERGDLLDSTQKEKLQEPFIFQFVFKDEDKAPLTLVFFDVAGEGMVEQDYLGLHGQHIKNSAGILFMVDPLQIRSIRDKIRINLGNEPGEWTPRYDEPRDVVLTMFGDFIAYQDKAKTNIPTAVVLTKSDMLHSLKDEEGDYIKSNSNVFRNMVHRDWFDLTEFENIDGEIRRFIEKVDRPFKGTMDVYFKDTAYFAVSALGSNPVDMKLQGVVSPIRVDEPFLWLLYKLKYIEGRVG